A region from the Manihot esculenta cultivar AM560-2 chromosome 13, M.esculenta_v8, whole genome shotgun sequence genome encodes:
- the LOC110630382 gene encoding dolichyl-diphosphooligosaccharide--protein glycosyltransferase subunit 2: protein MHSLTHRTTISSIARMARSLRGFPALLVAVLICSASMVSAASIFQPISDSHRSAALDLFAPLDGSFGSLEETYEALRTFEVLGIDKKTDISLPACHSVLETLGSSSSASKDLFYALKVNGILKCEINEEVFEGLVSSLHAAVSSTRLLLDFYHSIGSLVLIKDQTSKDDLHLGDAEGTFHSIKALSQSDGRWRYSFNNPESSTSAAGLALEALAGVVSLSSSEIDRSLIATTKNDILKLFDSIEKYDDGAFYFDEKLIDAREHQGPLSTTSSVVRGLTAFAAVTSGSLNLPGDRIVGLAKFFLGIGIPGDAKDLFNQVDSLACLESNRISIPLILSLPATVLSLTKKDTLKVKVNTVLGSNAPSLTVKLVRVLGSNSKATSIIENQELKFEPESAEYFLDALPKSIDIGQYIFIFETVLHEPEHKKIYATESQTQVPIFFKGVVKVDNPEIEVLDSDLEIVETKNKLDLAGENLVLLSANHLQKLHLSFQLTTPLGHAFKPHQAILKLKHQTGVEHIFLVGNSGKKFDIILDFLGLVEKFFYLSGEYDIQLTVGDAVMENSFLNAIGSIDLDLPEPPEKAPRPPPQPVEPYSIYGPKPEITHIFRAPEKHPPKELSLSFLGLTLLPFIGFSVGLLRLGVNLKNFPSSSLPAVFAILFHFGIAAVLLLYVLFWLKLDLFTTLKALGLLGAFLMFVGHRTLSYLASTSAKLKSA from the exons ATGCATAGTCTCACTCATCGGACGACGATTTCCTCAATTGCAC GAATGGCCAGAAGTCTAAGAGGATTTCCGGCGCTGCTCGTGGCAGTATTGATCTGCTCAGCTTCCATGGTCTCCGCTGCTTCGATCTTTCAACCTATTTCTGACTCTCACCGATCTGCTGCTTTGGACCTTTTCGCGCCTCTCGATGGGTCCTTTGGAAG TTTAGAAGAAACATATGAGGCCCTTCGGACATTTGAGGTTCTTGGAATTGATAAAAAGACTGACATAAGTTTACCAGCTTGCCATTCTGTATTAGAGACGCTTGGGTCTTCATCTTCAGCTTCAAAGGATTTATTCTATGCTCTAAAAGTGAATGGAATATTAAAATGTGAGATTAATGAGGAAGTTTTTGAG GGTCTTGTTTCAAGCCTTCACGCTGCTGTCAGCAGTACAAGATTGTTGCTTGATTTCTACCATTCAATAGGAAGTTTGGTACTTATCAAG GATCAAACATCTAAAGATGATCTACATCTTGGAGATGCTGAAGGAACTTTTCACTCCATTAAG GCTTTGAGCCAGAGTGATGGAAGATGGCGCTATAGTTTTAATAATCCTGAGTCTAGTACCTCTGCTGCAG GTTTAGCACTTGAAGCTCTTGCTGGAGTGGTCTCGTTATCATCTTCTGAGATCGATCGTTCCCTG ATTGCTACAACTAAAAATGATATATTGAAGCTGTTTGACAGCATAGAGAAGTATG ATGATGGGGCTTTCTACTTTGATGAGAAACTGATTGATGCACGTGAACATCAAGGTCCTCTTTCAACCACATCTTCTGTTGTTAGAGGATTGACCGCATTTGCAGCTGTGACTTCGGGAAGCTTGAAT CTTCCAGGTGACAGAATTGTCGGTTTGGCTAAGTTTTTCCTGGGTATTGGTATTCCTGGTGATGCTAAAGATCTATTCAATCAAGTGGACTCCTTGGCTTGCCTGGAGAGTAATAG GATTTCCATCCCTCTGATTCTATCACTTCCAGCAACTGTTCTTTCACTGACTAAGAAGGACACGCTTAAG GTTAAGGTGAATACTGTGCTCGGTTCAAATGCACCTTCTTTGACAGTAAAACTTGTACGAGTTCTAGGTTCGAATTCAAAGGCTACTTCCATAATTGAAAACCAG GAACTCAAGTTTGAACCTGAAAGTGCAGAGTATTTCTTGGATGCTTTGCCAAAGAGCATTGATATTGgacaatatatttttatttttgag ACGGTGCTTCATGAGCCTgagcataaaaaaatttatgctACAGAAAGCCAAACTCAAGTTCCAATATTTTTCAAGGGAGTTGTCAAAGTTGATAATCCTGAAATTGAAGTGCTTGATAGTGACTTGGAGATTGTAGAAACCAAAAATAA GCTAGATTTAGCTGGAGAAAATCTTGTATTATTGTCAGCAAACCACCTCCAGAAGCTTCACTTGTCTTTTCAATTGACCACTCCTCTTGGCCATGCTTTTAAGCCACACCAG GCAATCCTTAAGTTGAAACATCAGACTGGTGTTGAGCACATCTTTTTGGTTGGGAACTCTGGAAAGAAGTTTGATATAATTCTA GATTTTCTTGGACTGGTTGAAAAATTTTTCTATCTATCGGGTGAATATGACATTCAGCTTACTGTTGGTGATGCTGTAATG GAGAACTCTTTCTTAAATGCCATTGGTAGCATTGACCTAGACCTACCAGAACCACCTGAGAAGGCACCTCGTCCACCCCCACAGCCTGTGGAACCATACTCAATATATGGCCCAAAGCCAGAGATAACTCACATCTTCAGGGCACCAGAAAAGCATCCACCTAAGGAGCTCTCTCTTAGTTTCTTGGGTCTTACACTTTTGCCATTCATTGGATTCTCAGTTGGG CTACTGCGTCTAGGGGTGAACTTGAAGAACTTCCCATCTTCATCCTTGCCGGCTGTATTTGCGATCCTCTTCCATTTTGGAATTGCGGCAGTTCTGTTGCTTTATGTGCTTTTCTGGCTGAAG TTGGATCTTTTCACGACATTGAAAGCCCTTGGTTTGTTGGGGGCTTTCCTGATGTTCGTGGGACACAGAACCCTGTCCTATCTGGCCTCAACGTCAGCGAAGTTGAAATCTGCTTGA